In one window of Carassius carassius chromosome 38, fCarCar2.1, whole genome shotgun sequence DNA:
- the LOC132119076 gene encoding uncharacterized protein LOC132119076, which yields MSFTVTPGHHGPWVHPQRRTRAGSRATTSPPPAFDISIRNRFAPLRETGRDAVIIGDSIVRHVSATLAEGKVHTHCLPGARVLDVSAQIPAILKVDESPRAVVLHAGVNDTTLRQTETLKRDFSSLIETVRSTTPAATIVVSGPLPTYRRGHERFSRLFALNEWLLSWCKEQKLLFVNNWNLFWERPRLFRADGLHPSRVGAELLSDNISRTLRSM from the coding sequence atgtccttcactgtgacgccgggacaccacggaccctgggtgcatccacagcggaggacgcgagccgggtcccgggcgacgacttctccccctcctgccttcgacatctccatccggaaccgcttcgctcccctccgcgagacaggacgcgacgctgtgatcatcggagactccatcgtccgacacgtaagtgctacgttagccgaaggtaaagtgcacactcattgtttgcctggtgctcgtgttctcgatgtttctgcgcagatacccgcgatcctgaaggtcgacgagagccccagagcggtcgtgcttcacgccggggttaatgacaccacgctgcggcagacggagacgctgaagagggacttcagcagcctgatcgagacggttcgcagcacgacgcccgcggcgacgatcgtcgtgtcaggaccactgcccacgtatcgacgaggacacgaaaggttcagtagactttttgctttaaatgaatggttgttgtcatggtgtaaagaacagaaactgctatttgttaataactggaatcttttctgggagcgtcctaggctgtttcgcgctgatggattacaccccagcagagtcggagcggagctgctctctgacaacatctccaggacacttcgctccatgtga